One Oscarella lobularis chromosome 18, ooOscLobu1.1, whole genome shotgun sequence genomic window, AATTCAGTGGGACCCAACTGACTCGTGAAGGTGTTTTCGTCTAGTATGAAACAAAACTGGTTTTCTATGCAGTTCTATGACAAAACAGACTACGCACAGACGCATacctttttaaaaaagacaaaaaaagattaCTGTGATATCAGAAAAGTGCTACATTGCTGTGAATCTCCTTAGAGCATTTCGCATATGGATAAGCTCAAGCTCATGTCTCGGTTGCTAAGTCACACACTAATACAAACGATAGGCTCATAGACGCTCTCATTTCTACTTAGTATAACGGGCCGTATATCCATATACTACCCGAGTTAGTGTCTCACGGAAGCCATTGAGTACCACAGTCATCGCTATGGACTGTGAGTCATCGCTATGGACTGTGAGTCATCGCTATGGACTGTGAGTCATATGGCGACTTCACATCCCCTAAGAGACggaagaacaagaagaatGTCGACAAACCTTGGACGTGACTTAGAATCGTAATCCCAGCAACGCCTCATTATGCGCTTTCTGTCGGACATATACATAAGACATATTGCATACACGTGCACTGACTCCGTATGAGATTTTCGCTTACAGAACGCTTGGCCATTCCGGCCAATCACCAAAGGTaagttgctttctttttcctacAAACGAGatgacgtcttcgtttgTCAGGCCGGGATAAGGCAACGATCCGAGTTCGGCTATTTCCCACAGAACAACTCCGTACGACCTGAGGAATAACCTAATTCAACCCCTCGATTCCATTCGTAATCATTACCAAATGTCGGAACTGTGACTAAAAATGCCGTCACGAAGCGATTCAGGTGCCATCCAACGAATGGGCATTGGACCTGCAATACGAAACATAACAGGAATTCTCGCAAAACTGGCTTAGTGCCTCTTCCGCGTTTTTTGTAGTAATCTTCAAGTTGGACGTCGCGAGCCATTCCGAAATCTGTTAGAGAGTCCAATGAGACCATTTGGGTTGATGTCTGTGTAAATAAGATTACCTACCTCCTATCTTGACTACTTTGTCAGATGTCACCATGCAATTTCTAGCTGCCAAATCTCTAGAGACGACAAACCTAATACCCAATTATAAATCAGCGAGAAAATACTAACCTGTGCACAAATTTCTTTTCGGATAGATAGGCCATTCCTGAAGCAATTTCTGCGGCCATTGTGAGAACCTGCTCTTCGGAAAAAGGATAGCTGGTACACGAGGACGATTCACTCTAAATAAAATTCTTTATAGGACAATACCACAATTCAATGAATTCGTTTCATTTACTGTTGGTCTTAGTGATCGAAGATACGATTTCAAGTCTCCATTGCCCATCAGCTCGAGAACAACATATACCGGATTGCCTTTCGAAATTATCCCAATCAAACGAACGATGTAGTCGCAGGCGaaatttctaataaaatcCACAATTCGGAATCGAAGACTTAGATATAAGAGAAATACTTCATAACTGAAGCTTCGttcagaaaaagaagtcttTCAACAGGCTGTGAACTAGGTTTTAGGCTCTAAAGTAAACAATTAGCTTTATTAGTTAAAAATTCTAATTCTATGCCTTTATAGCGACAGTCTTGGAACAATTTGGCTTCTCTAGTACACCCTCATAGACTTCGCCAAATGCTCCTTCACCCAATAACTCGCCCACGCTCAGGCAGTTCCGATTAATCTCCCACTCATCTGGCTTGTACGTGTCTGATTTGGCGAAAAAACCCTCAGGCAAATATTCTCTCATCGCAATTATCTCGCGCCTCCTGAAAAACATTTACAGGATATTCTCAAGTGATCATTTTAAAAACCAGCAGCAGAAACAGAGATTTTAAAAACACTACCAGTTCAAAAATCTTGAGATGGGCTATTACAACGAGGTAGCGGATATTGGTCAGCTACTTGCATGAAAGACATTGCTCAAGCCCTACTACTCAATCGGACGCTGGTTACAGAATATTATCATAAATTCTCGCTACATAGACCCACAAGCGATATGCATATAAACAAGTATACTTATTACCGCTTTGATTTCACTCTCCAAAGGCAGATGCAGGCAACTGCAGCTATGATCAAAAGTAAAAGACCACCTGAACCAATAGCAATATATTTCCGTGAATCCCCAGACTCGGATGTTGGCTTTTCGGATGTTGGCGTTTGCCGCAATTGGAAGATAGACATATTGAATGACACAACCGTtccgttttctttcaaacAATAAGATACGTTGAAGAGAAGGATTTTGTGAGTATGCTTATCACTTCCCCACCGCTGACCATAATGCGATATAAAGAAAATCCTGAAACGTTCTGCACAGCAAAGATGTCGTTCTCCTTACCTTTCTAACGGGATCTAACGCGGACATATTGCAATGGCAAGTGAAAAATTTTGTATTTCCGTCATTGGTACTCGCAGGCTCCGAAACTCTGCATTCACGCAAGCCAGGAATGTTGAGCTTTTCCTTAAACACCGCAATAGGGGTGCCAGTAGAATTTGTATTATCTTTGCAGCAATCTAAAGCACCAAAGCGTCAAATAAGAACCAAAAATTCCGCC contains:
- the LOC136198188 gene encoding insulin-like growth factor 1 receptor encodes the protein MRRPSFLLLTLTVLLVCTSDSKGSSVKTPCSSFSGQIASEPDDFVNNKFSFEAQRLFKNCCKDNTNSTGTPIAVFKEKLNIPGLRECRVSEPASTNDGNTKFFTCHCNMSALDPVRKRWGSDKHTHKILLFNVSYCLKENGTVVSFNMSIFQLRQTPTSEKPTSESGDSRKYIAIGSGGLLLLIIAAVACICLWRVKSKRRREIIAMREYLPEGFFAKSDTYKPDEWEINRNCLSVGELLGEGAFGEVYEGVLEKPNCSKTVAIKSLKPSSQPVERLLFLNEASVMKNFACDYIVRLIGIISKGNPVYVVLELMGNGDLKSYLRSLRPTSESSSCTSYPFSEEQVLTMAAEIASGMAYLSEKKFVHRDLAARNCMVTSDKVVKIGDFGMARDVQLEDYYKKRGRGPMPIRWMAPESLRDGIFSHSSDIWSYGVVLWEIAELGSLPYPGLTNEDVISFVGKRKQLTFGDWPEWPSVLKRIMRRCWDYDSKSRPRFVDILLVLPSLRGCEVAI